In Oncorhynchus kisutch isolate 150728-3 linkage group LG5, Okis_V2, whole genome shotgun sequence, a genomic segment contains:
- the LOC109891104 gene encoding ubiquitin carboxyl-terminal hydrolase 49 produces the protein MDRCKHVGRLRLGHDHSILNPQKWSCVDCCTTESVWACLKCSHVACGRFMEEHSLKHFQESRHPLAMEVRELDIFCFACGDYVLNDNAEGDLKLLRGALSTVRSSDRRSLRSSAGGDCTPWVGEGGPQPAMQTALWHRRKVLLGKMLRHWRSRQQEEQNQREEKLEQEKEVRRQKNEVKRRLMGEFDNLQPRKSARLLTQAPRSTITLIPLKFRDPPERLPPPKKPSLLSLKPPSNGRTRKLRVRRYYSHKATHRRLAPGVTGLRNLGNTCYMNSILQVLSHLQKFRECFLTLDMCETEELLAKTNQGVAGAVVGGGSVATPGCPLGRSMEKTGIGGLPTGSKQSSPPCLNAAELVQPKEPRSSTRQQMSLCHELHTLFRVMWSGRWSLVSPFAMLHSVWNLIPAFRGYDQQDAQEFLCELLDKVQQELESEGSKRRIVIPITQRKLSKQVLKVLNTIFHGQLLSQVTCLSCKHKSNTVEPFWDLSLEFPERYHSTEKGSAASLAYQRSCSLTEMLAKFTETEALEGSIYACNHCNRKRRKTSHKPLVLSEACKQLLIYRLPQVLRLHLKRFRWSGRNHREKIGVHVAFDQVLSIEPYCCTDSGQSVNREGYTYDLSAVVMHHGKGFGSGHYTAYCYNTEGGFWVHCNDSEMNVCSVEEVCNTQAYILFYTQRSA, from the exons ACTTCCAGGAGTCACGTCACCCCCTGGCCATGGAGGTGCGGGAGCTGGACATCTTCTGCTTTGCCTGTGGGGACTATGTGCTCAATGACAACGCTGAGGGAGACCTCAAGCTCCTGCGTGGGGCACTGTCCACTGTGCGCAGCTCTGACAGGCGCTCCCTGCGCTCCTCTGCAGGGGGGGACTGCACTCCCTGGGTGGGCGAGGGCGGGCCTCAACCAGCCATGCAAACAGCCCTGTGGCACCGGAGGAAGGTGCTGCTGGGGAAGATGCTGCGCCACTGGAGGAGCCGGCAGCAGGAGGAACAGAACCAGCGGGAGGAGAAACTTGAGCAGGAGAAGGAGGTCCGGCGCCAGAAAAACGAGGTGAAGAGGAGACTCATGGGAGAGTTTGACAATTTGCAGCCAAGGAAGAGTGCCAGGCTGCTCACCCAGGCTCCTCGCTCAACCATCACACTTATCCCCCTGAAGTTCCGCGACCCTCCGGAGCGTCTGCCTCCACCCAAGAAGCCCTCCCTTCTATCCCTGAAACCTCCCAGCAATGGCAGGACTCGTAAACTCAGAGTGCGGAGGTACTACTCCCATAAGGCAACCCATCGGAGACTGGCCCCGGGGGTCACAGGGCTACGCAACCTTGGGAACACGTGCTACATGAACTCTATCTTACAGGTGCTGAGCCACCTGCAGAAATTCAGGGAGTGCTTCCTCACATTGGACATgtgtgagactgaggagctgCTGGCCAAGACCAACCAGGGTGTGGCAGGGGCtgtggttggtggtggtagtgtagCCACACCAGGCTGCCCTCTAGGACGTAGCATGGAAAAGACAGGCATAGGGGGTCTGCCCACGGGCAGCAAGCAGAGCTCGCCCCCCTGCCTAAATGCAGCAGAACTGGTACAGCCCAAGGAGCCGCGCTCCTCCACCCGCCAGCAGATGTCACTGTGCCATGAGCTGCACACTCTGTTCAGGGTCATGTGGTCGGGCCGCTGGTCGCTGGTGTCGCCCTTTGCTATGCTGCACTCTGTGTGGAACCTGATCCCAGCGTTCCGTGGCTATGACCAGCAGGACGCACAGGAGTTTCTGTGTGAGTTGCTGGACAAGGTGCAGCAGGAGCTGGAATCAGAGGGCAGCAAGCGCAGGATCGTCATCCCCATCACCCAGAGGAAGCTCTCCAAGCAAGTGCTCAAGGTCCTCAACACCATCTTTCACGGGCAGCTACTCAGCCAG GTGACGTGTCTGTCCTGTAAGCACAAGTCGAACACGGTGGAGCCGTTCTGGGACCTGTCCCTGGAGTTCCCAGAGCGCTACCACAGCACGGAGAAGGGCTCGGCTGCGTCTCTGGCCTACCAGCGCAGCTGCTCCCTCACTGAGATGCTGGCCAAGTTCACTGAGACAGAGGCCCTGGAGGGCAGCATCTACGCCTGCAACCACTGCAACA GGAAAAGACGAAAGACGTCCCACAAGCCCCTGGTTCTGTCAGAGGCATGTAAGCAGCTGCTGATCTACCGCCTACCTCAGGTTCTACGGCTGCACCTCAAACGCTTCAG ATGGTCAGGCCGGAACCACCGGGAGAAGATCGGCGTCCATGTGGCTTTTGACCAGGTTTTGAGCATAGAGCCCTACTGCTGCACAGACTCTGGCCAGTCGGTCAACAGAGAGGGCTACACCTATGACCTGTCTGCTGTAGTCATGCACCATGGAAAAGGCTTTGGCTCAGGGCATTACACCGCATACTGCTACAACACCGAGGGAG gttTCTGGGTCCACTGTAATGACTCTGAGATGAACGTGTGCAGCGTGGAGGAGGTGTGCAACACTCAGGCCTACATTCTGTTCTATACCCAGAGG